One Eriocheir sinensis breed Jianghai 21 unplaced genomic scaffold, ASM2467909v1 Scaffold3, whole genome shotgun sequence genomic region harbors:
- the LOC126991544 gene encoding uncharacterized protein LOC126991544 codes for MSTDKRVRPASDSESSDSESPADKQLRLESGSESDEAALIPLPDSSDEDWVVVGRVRDRIHRSHPPPPPSPPRSRSPLGTSATPTLPCGSHPTPLPRSTAAAPTAATSTASTAAPSSASAAPHSTLLGAVSHPEQAAARYAAASPATPRVVVPPTPGFETALDLAEALEEELGLRFQMRFLENGSVLVTPPSEEALRALMDTTWYYTEEVREANHRVNQARKLNRRVNTEATRGLLRAAVRRARETADRVQEEHWLAWCEGLDGCTSAAVLWRKLRAVAGGAVARPALHPQPQAEAERLVATFSSRAAFARLPAHTRDLLREANPGRVATFTEACLQAHATDAPIELWELERAIPRKDTATGVNRIPYSFLANAGPDMQAEVLALFNRSLELGALPASWKLATIVPIPKSGDGLQHRPISLLSCLGKCMERVLLPRLQWAMGPLHHHLFAFRRGRGTRDCISTLLSGVLERRAVVVFIDLEKAFELASAPAMLSILAERGVRGRLLAWVGHYLEGRRAAVRFQGHTSAIETFENGTPQGGVLSPVLFNLLVEKLTSLPTSGTARVLSYADDVALVVWGPNQVACARQLLRRLTQTCAALGLVVNWTKTKAMAFRHGHLPEPSTSRNSGWGWGQGVRSCIDYGTPCLLTVGPAALRPLETAQNAALRVIVGAPMWTKCVCLRAEARVCSVAARVTQLSVGHLAALLRCMGAEQLRASVGQALLQDPLLFRKRTWATVAAATIRSSGLPHALVTAVDAPHPTYVARPRWEPPALTATIRPLAKRKALLTPQELAREADSREREAAHPEASVYYTDGSVNHQTGAVGAAFVCGGVTAVFRLPDGCSSTQAELAAIGGALDHAVEGGRGPVLIHCDSVPAIRSLLQDPPRDNVSLLTSILARLAELRGAGRPVKVNWLLSHSGVAGNEAADGAAAEATLLSAVTRPVVVSLAQVKRDMAARSATGVVRELEEALAAGSPSAYWYSAATNTGARQLPPNLPRREASNIRRLRLGYKFEIS; via the exons ATGTCTACGGACAAGCGTGTCCGCCCCGCTAGCGACTCGGAGAGCTCCGACTCCGAGTCGCCTGCGGATAAGCAGCTACGCCTTGAGTCGGGGAGTGAGAGTGATGAGGCGGCCCTTATCCCGCTCCCCGACTCTTCTGATGAGGATTGGGTGGTGGTAGGACGGGTGCGTGACCGTATCCACCGCTCccacccacctccgccaccttcgCCTCCCCGCTCCCGTTCACCACTTGGCACCTCTGCTACCCCAACCCTGCCCTGCGGCTCACACCCGACGCCGTTACCCCGTTCTACTGCTGCTGCCCCCACTGCTGCCACCTCAACTGCCTCCACCGCTGCTCCTTCATCTGCCTCCGCCGCTCCCCATTCCACCCTGCTCGGTGCCGTCTCGCACCCCGAGCAGGCTGCTGCCCGCTACGCTGCTGCATCTCCTGCCACACCCAGGGTTGTCGTCCCTCCAACACCGGGGTTCGAGACTGCCCTCGACCTGGCGGAGGCCCTGGAGGAGGAGCTCGGGCTCCGCTTCCAGATGCGCTTCCTGGAAAACGGCAGCGTGTTGGTCACCCCGCCTTCCGAGGAGGCCCTCCGTGCTCTCATGGACACCac GTGGTACTATaccgaggaggtgagggaggcgaaCCACCGAGTCAACCAGGCCCGTAAGCTTAACAGGAGAGTCAACACGGAGGCGACGCGAGGCTTGCTGCGCGCTGCTGTCCGTCGCGCCAGGGAAACCGCCGACCGGGTGCAGGAGGAGCACTGGCTGGCGTGGTGCGAGGGACTTGACGGCTGTACGTCCGCTGCAGTCCTCTGGCGGAAGCTGAGGGCCGTCGCGGGGGGTGCGGTTGCGCGCCCAGCATTACACCCACAGCCCCAGGCCGAGGCGGAGCGGCTTGTTGCCACCTTCTCCTCCCGTGCTGCTTTCGCCCGGCTTCCGGCCCACACTCGCGACCTGCTGAGGGAGGCGAACCCCGGGAGAGTAGCCACCTTCACGGAGGCCTGCCTACAGGCGCATGCCACTGACGCGCCTATAGAGCTATGGGAGCTGGAGCGGGCTATCCCCAGGAAGGACACCGCCACCGGGGTCAACAGGATCCCCTACTCTTTCCTGGCGAACGCTGGCCCGGACATGCAGGCGGAGGTTCTGGCACTCTTCAACAGATCCCTCGAGCTCGGAGCACTGCCAGCCTCCTGGAAGCTGGCCACCATCGTTCCCATCCCCAAGAGTGGAGACGGGCTCCAACATCGCCCGATCTCCCTCCTAAgctgcctcggcaagtgtatggaGAGAGTCCTGCTTCCGCGCCTTCAATGGGCGATGGGCCCCCTCCATCACCATCTCTTTGCCTTCCGCCGGGGCAGGGGCACCAGGGACtgcatctccaccctcctctctggtGTCCTGGAGAGACGGGCGGTAGTGGTATTTATTGACCTCGAGAAAGCTTTTGAGCTCGCCTCAGCCCCAGCCATGCTCTCCATTCTGGCTGAAAGGGGCGTCCGTGGCCGCCTGCTGGCGTGGGTTGGCCATTACCTGGAGGGACGGAGAGCGGCCGTCCGATTTCAGGGCCATACGTCCGCGATAGAGACTTTTGAGAACGGCACGCCTCAGGGTGGCGTCCTGAGCCCCGTGCTGTTCAATCTGCTCGTCGAGAAGTTGACATCCCTTCCGACGAGCGGAACCGCCAGAGTCCTATCGTATGCGGAcgatgtggccctggtggtgtgggGCCCCAACCAGGTGGCCTGCGCCCGCCAGCTCCTTCGCCGGCTGACTCAGACGTGCGCCGCCCTAGGGCTGGTCGTCAACTGGACTAAGACAAAGGCCATGGCCTTCCGCCACGGCCACCTTCCTGAGCCTTCGACCTCGAGG AACAGCGGGTGGGGATGGGGACAGGGCGTTCGGTCCTGTATTGATTACGGGACGCCCTGCCTGCTGACGGTGGGTCCGGCAGCGCTTCGGCCGCTAGAGACAGCTCAGAACGCCGCCCTCCGCGTCATCGTTGGCGCCCCCATGTGGACGAAATGCGTGTGCCTCCGGGCGGAGGCACGCGTgtgcagcgtcgccgcgagaGTCACCCAACTCTCAGTGGGGCATCTGGCGGCGCTGCTCAGATGCAtgggggcggagcagctccgCGCCTCCGTCGGGCAGGCCCTCCTGCAGGACCCTCTCCTGTTCCGCAAGAGAACGTGGGCGACTGTGGCGGCGGCCACGATTCGCAGTAGCGGACTCCCCCACGCCCTTGTGACGGCTGTggacgccccccaccccacctacgtTGCCCGCCCCCGGTGGGAGCCGCCTGCATTAACAGCCACCATACGGCCGCTCGCCAAAAGGaaggccctcctcacccctcaggaGCTGGCCAGAGAGGCAGACAGCAGAGAGCGGGAAGCAGCGCACCCTGAAGCCTCCGTATACTACACGGACGGCTCCGTCAACCACCAGACGGGGGCTGTCGGCGCTGCTTTTGTGTGCGGTGGGGTCACTGCTGTATTTCGTCTGCCAGACGGTTGTTCCTCCACCCAGGCTGAGCTGGCAGCCATTGGCGGGGCGCTGGATCATGCAGTGGAAGGGGGTCGGGGCCCTGTCTTGATCCACTGCGATTCAGTCCCTGCCATCCGCTCTCTGCTACAGGACCCCCCGCGCGACAACgtgtccctcctcacctccatccttGCGAGGCTGGCAGAGTTGAGAGGAGCGGGGCGCCCAGTAAAAGTTAACTGGTTGCTCAGCCACTCGGGCGTGGCGGGCAACGAGGCGGCGGACGGCGCTGCTGCTGAGGCAACGCTCCTGTCTGCTGTCACGCGGCCTGTTGTGGTGAGCCTTGCCCAAGTGAAGAGGGACATGGCCGCACGATCTGCTACTGGGGTCgtcagggagctggaggaggccctggcTGCGGGCTCGCCGTCCGCGTACTGGTACTCGGCGGCCACTAACACCGGCGCCCGCCAGCTACCGCCAAATCTGCCGAGACGGGAGGCATCCAACATCCGCCGCCTCCGTCTCGGCTACAAAT ttgaaataagttaa